One genomic segment of Penaeus chinensis breed Huanghai No. 1 chromosome 24, ASM1920278v2, whole genome shotgun sequence includes these proteins:
- the LOC125038301 gene encoding ATP-dependent RNA helicase A-like codes for MTIRTEITPQFTPLCEIYFDFFFFSKIPQVLLSASIAVALAAPQGYSLSSPSGPGFSHGGSSGGTGGFSSGGGGGSSSGGSGGFSNGGGGGFTSGGGGGFSNGGGGGFSSGGGGGFSSGGGGGGYGGGGNGGCRDGEVQHVDGSCVRPIISRNVYVYDAPDQPQQPSGPPPSIPPPKVEHNIVFVRLPEQGEGPDPVIVPPPRQENIIYVLNKNDGGGGQRVIEVTAPPPSNPEVYFVNYADGENPQLPIGVDLQTALQAAADGGGQVIGGAGGAGSGGLGGGAGGFGGGSGGGFGGGSGGFGGGSGGGFGGGSGGFGGGSGGGFGGGSGGGFGGGSGGGFSGGSGGGFSGGSGGGFSGGSGGGFSGGSGGGFSGGSGGGAPDGNYSPPSNTYSGP; via the coding sequence TTCTGCTTTCGGCGTCTATCGCCGTGGCCCTTGCAGCACCTCAGGGGTACTCTCTGTCCTCGCCTTCTGGACCTGGATTTTCTCACGGCGGTAGCAGCGGAGGTACAGGTGGATTCTCCAGCGGTGGAGGTGGTGGATCCTCCAGCGGTGGAAGTGGTGGATTCTCTAACGGTGGAGGTGGTGGATTCACCAGCGGTGGAGGTGGTGGATTCTCCAACGGTGGAGGCGGAGGATTCTCCAGTGGTGGAGGCGGTGGATTCTCTAGCGGCGGAGGTGGCGGTGGATATGGAGGAGGTGGCAACGGAGGATGCAGGGATGGAGAGGTTCAACATGTAGATGGCTCATGCGTCAGACCTATAATCTCGCGAAACGTCTACGTTTACGACGCTCCCGACCAACCTCAGCAGCCAAGTGGTCCCCCACCGAGCATCCCGCCACCGAAAGTCGAGCACAACATTGTCTTCGTCCGTCTTCCAGAACAAGGCGAAGGACCTGATCCCGTCATCGTTCCTCCACCAAGGCAGGAGAACATCATCTACGTCCTGAACAAGAACGACGGCGGAGGAGGCCAGCGCGTGATCGAAGTgacagctcctcctccttccaatccTGAGGTCTATTTCGTCAACTACGCTGATGGTGAGAATCCCCAACTGCCCATCGGTGTGGATCTTCAGACTGCCCTCCAAGCCGCTGCTGACGGCGGCGGCCAGGTTATCGGCGGCGCTGGTGGAGCAGGAAGTGGAGGATTGGGTGGAGGCGCTGGTGGATTCGGAGGTGGTTCAGGAGGCGGATTTGGCGGCGGTTCAGGTGGATTCGGCGGCGGTTCAGGTGGCGGATTCGGCGGCGGTTCaggtggattcggaggcggttcaggaggtggattcggtggcggatcaggaggtggatttggaggcggatCAGGAGGTGGATTCAGCGGTGGCTCAGGAGGTGGTTTCAGCGGTGGCTCAGGAGGTGGTTTCAGCGGGGGCTCAGGAGGTGGTTTCAGCGGCGGCTCAGGAGGTGGTTTCAGTGGAGGCTCAGGCGGTGGAGCCCCAGATGGAAACTACAGCCCTCCTAGTAACACTTATTCCGGGCCTTAG